The genomic segment CTCCGGCGCGTTGGCTGCCGTCGTCGACATCGCCGAGGGTCTCGAGGTCGATGCGGCGCGCATGCGCAGCAATCTCGATGCGACGCACGGGTTGATCATGGCGGAGGCCGTCACCTTCGCGCTCGCCGAAGCCATCGGCAAGAGCGATGCGCATCATCTGGTCGAGGCCGCGAGCAAGCGCGCCGTCGCCGAGAAGAAGCATCTGCGCGAGGTGCTGTCGGCCGATTCGCAAGTCACCGCGCACCTTACGCCGGAAAAAATTGCGGCACTGTTCGAGCCGATGGCCTATCAAGGGGCGTCACAGGCGCTGATCGACCGCCTGCTCGACAACCTCGATCAAGATTAGGAGTGGAGACGCCGCATGCCCATGATCGATGCCGACGGATGCCTCCTCAACGTCTCCGTCGAAGGCCGCGACGGCGGGCCGACCTTGATGCTGTCGAACTCGCTCGGCTGCACGCTGCAGATGTGGGAGCCACAGATGAAGGCGCTGACGCAGGTGTTCCGCGTCATCCGCTACGACCGCCGCGGCCACGGCAAGTCGAACGTTCCGCCCGGCCCCTACACGATGGAGCGCTTCGGCCGCGACGTGCTCGCGATCCTCGACGATCTCAACATCGAGAAGGTGCATTGGTGCGGCCTGTCGATGGGCGGCATGGTCGGGCAATGGCTCGGCGCCAATGCGCCCGAAAGGTTCGGCAAGCTCATCCTCGCCAACACCTCCTGCTATTATGCCGAGCCGACCCGATGGCTGGAACGAATCGAGGCGGTGAAAAAAGGCGGCATCGCCGCGGTCGCCGACGCTGTGATCGCGGGCTGGCTCACCCAGGATTTCCGCGAGCGCGAGCCTGCGATCACCGCAAAGATGAAATCGATGCTGCTGGCGTCACCCGTTGAAGGCTATCTCGCCTGCTGCGAGGCGCTGTCGACGCTCGACCAGCGCGCGCTGCTGCCGAAGATCAAGAGCCCGACGCTGGTGATCGCCGGCCGCCACGACGTGGCGACGCCGATCTCGGCGGCCGAATTGATCCGCTCCAACATTCCCGGCGCCAGCATGACCATCATCGACGCCGCGCACATCTCCAACGTCGAGCAGCCGCATGCGTTCACGGATGCGGTGGTGGGGTTCCTGACGCAGCGCTGATCTCACAACTCGTCATTGCGAGCGCAGCGAAGCAATCCAGACTGCCGCCGCGGAAAGATCCTGGATTGCCTCGCTGCGCTCGCAATGACGAAGGAGGAAACGATGGACGACCAGAAGCGCCGCGATGCCGGCATGAACGTGCGCCGCAAGGTGCTGGGTAATGCCTGGGTCGACAAGTCGATCGCGAACCGCAATGCGTTCAACACCGACTTCCAGGACTTGATCACCCGCTACGCCTGGGGCGAGATCTGGACGCGGCCGCATTTCGACGAGCGCACGCGGCGCGTGCTCGTGATCGGCACCATGGTCGCGCTCGGGCAATGGGACGAATTCCGCCTGCACGTGCGTGCGGCGCTCGCCGAGGGCGGCTTCACGCCCGACGACATCAAGGAGATCCTGCTGCAGCAGGCGATCTATTGCGGTGTGCCGGCGGCGAACCACGCCGTCAAGGAAGCCTCAGCGATTGTGCAGGAGCTCGGCCTGCTCAAGACCTAAAGGCTGAAGATTCGGCGGCGCGGCGGCCTCGGCCGTCTTCGGCGCAGCCGCCGGCTTCTCGATCACGACCACGATGGCCGCACCGAGCAAGAGCAGAAGCTCGGTGGCGTGCAGCCGAAGCGCGGCCAGCTCGCCGACCTTCGAGGCCATCACCATGCTGGCAAAGGAGATCAGGCTGCCGATCGCCAGCGCAATCCCGAGCGCCTCGTCACTGCCGCCGCCCTTGCGGGTTCGGGGAATGCAGAGCAGCACGAGATAGATCGCGAAGAACGCCACCACGGTCAGCCGTCCGAGCGCCAGCAGCCAGGCGGCACGCACCGTGTCCATGCCCGCCATCTGCAGGTGGTCGCTCAGATACAGCGCCACCGCGACGCTCGGCCGCTCGTAAAGGCCGTGCACGGGCGCAACAATGATGTTGAAGGCGACGAGGCTCCATACGGGAATGAAATAGGCCGCCAGCAGCGCGCCGTTGACCGAGCCGATCCGCCAGTTCCTGAACATGCCGCTTCCCGCCTGGTTTGCCGCGCCTTCGATGGAAGGCGGCGGCCATGCCGGAGCTAACTCGCATCAGACTGTGGCGGCAATTTAAACCCTTTGTTTACCTTAACTGCCTGCTCCCGTGGCGCCATTCGGGTGCGCAGCCCCAGACCCGGAATCTCGAGATTGTCGGGTTCGGCTCTTCGAGTCGCCCCGGAACGACTCTTCAATAAGAAAAAGGCCCCGCCTCTCGGCAGGGCCTCACCCTCTTACTTCTGGGCTCCCAAACTACTTGTCCTGCTGACCCTGCTGGCCCGGGCGATCGCCCTGGCGCATCGGATCGTTCTGCTGCTGCTGTCCGGGTTTCTGACCGCCGCCCTGCTGCTGCCCGGGACGCTGCTGGCCGGGGTTCTGGTTCTGCTGACCCGGATTCTGGTTCTGCTGCTTCGTCATTCGGGGAAACTCCCTTGTTGGACGTCAGAGGGAAGACAACGGCCCGCATCCACTTTGGTTGCCTGCGGAACCCGGTTCCTCGCAGGTGCGGGAACCCGGCGGCAAAATGATCTCTGTACAAGCCTTAAGGCGGAGACCGGGCCAGTTGCAGCCGCCAGTTCCCTCCTGTTACAAAACCATGTGAACGCTCAAGGGCTGCCGGGGCCCAAGAACTCTCTGCAAGAGCTCCCTTTGAGCCGCGTCAAGTTTGGGTACGGCAGCTTATGGATTATTTCGCCCAGCAGCTCATCAACGGCCTCGTGCTCGGCTCCATCTACGGCCTGATCGCGATCGGCTACACGATGGTCTACGGCATCGTCGGCATGATCAACTTCGCCCATGGCGACGTCTTCATGATCGGCGGCTTCATCGCCCTCATCACCTTCCTGATCCTGATCTCGCTCGGCCTCACGGCCGTTCCCGTGATCCTGCTCGTGGTGCTGCTGGTGTCGATGGCAATCACCGCGCTCTATGGCTGGACCATCGAGCGCATCGCCTACCGGCCGCTGCGCCATTCCTTCCGCCTCGCCCCGATGCTGTCGGCCATCGGCATGTCGTTCGTGCTGACGAATTATTCGCAAGTGGCGCAAGGCGCCCGCGTCAAGCCGATCCCGCCCTTCATCACCGGCGGCTATACGCTGCACGAGAGCCAGGACGGCTTCGTGATCCAGCTCTCCAACATCCAGATCATGGTGGTCCTCACCACCATCGTGCTGCTGGCGATCTTCACCTGGCTGGTGTCGCGCACCCGGCTCGGGCGCGACATGCGCGCCTGCGAGCAGGATCAGACCATGGCGGCGCTGCTCGGCGTCGACGTCGACCGCACCATCTCCATGACCTTCGTGATCGGCGCCGCGCTCGCCGCCGTCGCGGGCCTGATGTACCTGCTGTATTACGGCCTGGTCGACTTCTTCATGGGCTTCGTCGCCGGC from the Bradyrhizobium sp. WBAH42 genome contains:
- the pcaD gene encoding 3-oxoadipate enol-lactonase, with the protein product MPMIDADGCLLNVSVEGRDGGPTLMLSNSLGCTLQMWEPQMKALTQVFRVIRYDRRGHGKSNVPPGPYTMERFGRDVLAILDDLNIEKVHWCGLSMGGMVGQWLGANAPERFGKLILANTSCYYAEPTRWLERIEAVKKGGIAAVADAVIAGWLTQDFREREPAITAKMKSMLLASPVEGYLACCEALSTLDQRALLPKIKSPTLVIAGRHDVATPISAAELIRSNIPGASMTIIDAAHISNVEQPHAFTDAVVGFLTQR
- a CDS encoding branched-chain amino acid ABC transporter permease LivH (LivHMGF is the membrane component of the LIV-I/LS branched-chain amino acid transporter); this translates as MDYFAQQLINGLVLGSIYGLIAIGYTMVYGIVGMINFAHGDVFMIGGFIALITFLILISLGLTAVPVILLVVLLVSMAITALYGWTIERIAYRPLRHSFRLAPMLSAIGMSFVLTNYSQVAQGARVKPIPPFITGGYTLHESQDGFVIQLSNIQIMVVLTTIVLLAIFTWLVSRTRLGRDMRACEQDQTMAALLGVDVDRTISMTFVIGAALAAVAGLMYLLYYGLVDFFMGFVAGIKAFTAAVLGGIGSLPGAMLGGLAIGLIETFWSAYFSVEYKDVAAFSILIVVLIFMPTGLLGRPEVEKV
- a CDS encoding carboxymuconolactone decarboxylase family protein — encoded protein: MDDQKRRDAGMNVRRKVLGNAWVDKSIANRNAFNTDFQDLITRYAWGEIWTRPHFDERTRRVLVIGTMVALGQWDEFRLHVRAALAEGGFTPDDIKEILLQQAIYCGVPAANHAVKEASAIVQELGLLKT